One part of the Acidimicrobiia bacterium genome encodes these proteins:
- a CDS encoding c-type cytochrome, translated as MTNGRGNRTAIVTLIAILVGIPLTIVGYQYGLRPVFADHRIIDITARVPENGGFQPDLVRMEVGETVTLRFAADDVVHGIAIGPGLGVDIGQVDPGHVGEITLTVDSPGIYTYYCNTWCSPSHWRMRGVLEVVDPDAASPLSSPPDPIIEALVAAGIDIDADPQTVDGIVPDRARGQASVGSVEVPAELLEPDWRLQHTPEGGLGLLRAANRDTPDDLLIDVVAYLWSNTVPTEQAVELFAKNCAACHGERGGGDGPVAESTIDPPVAFAEAAWLRRGDIWYAKIRRGGMGTDMPNFGTLFTVEETRSLVDYLWFLSFAGP; from the coding sequence ATGACCAACGGGCGGGGCAACCGGACGGCCATTGTCACGCTGATTGCCATCCTGGTCGGTATCCCCCTCACGATCGTTGGATACCAGTACGGACTTCGCCCGGTGTTCGCCGATCATCGCATCATCGACATCACCGCCCGCGTTCCGGAGAATGGTGGGTTCCAACCGGACCTGGTGCGGATGGAGGTCGGGGAAACGGTCACACTGCGATTCGCAGCCGACGACGTCGTCCATGGAATCGCCATCGGACCCGGCCTCGGGGTCGACATCGGCCAGGTAGACCCCGGTCACGTCGGGGAGATAACGCTTACGGTCGATTCGCCCGGGATCTATACGTACTACTGCAACACTTGGTGCAGTCCTAGCCACTGGAGGATGCGCGGCGTCCTCGAGGTGGTCGACCCCGATGCTGCGAGTCCGCTGTCGTCACCCCCCGACCCGATCATCGAGGCATTGGTGGCAGCCGGGATCGATATCGACGCCGACCCTCAGACCGTGGACGGAATCGTCCCGGACCGTGCACGCGGGCAAGCGAGTGTCGGGTCGGTCGAGGTACCGGCCGAACTTCTCGAACCAGATTGGCGGCTGCAGCACACGCCCGAGGGTGGTCTCGGACTGCTTCGCGCCGCCAACCGCGACACACCGGATGATCTCCTGATCGACGTCGTCGCCTACCTGTGGTCGAATACCGTTCCAACGGAACAGGCAGTCGAGTTGTTCGCGAAGAACTGCGCGGCCTGCCACGGAGAGCGCGGCGGCGGAGATGGACCGGTGGCCGAATCGACGATAGATCCGCCCGTCGCGTTCGCCGAAGCCGCCTGGCTGCGCCGGGGCGACATCTGGTACGCCAAGATCCGCCGGGGAGGGATGGGCACCGACATGCCCAATTTCGGGACGCTGTTCACCGTCGAGGAGACCCGCAGTCTGGTTGATTACCTGTGGTTCCTGTCGTTCGCCGGCCCTTAG
- a CDS encoding 4Fe-4S binding protein, with protein sequence MAGERHRRHCGGGDVDRRRDPAVGVKTLVRKPPADERRLDVLGRMPRLRRVVMSRSFQPVSMLLLLAPFALAIVAGLLGTSAGNRNFGIVFVWIVWWAVLMVLMVPGFGRIWCTICPIPAPGEWIQRRGIIGGGGKLRTLGLRWPRRLRNMWIQNVGFLILALFSMIILTRPTVSAGVILGLAGVAVSMSLLFENRVFCKYVCPIGGFIGLYSMAAPIELRVRDTQVCVDHRSKDCITGNERGYGCPWMVYPGKLDRNLDCGFCTECLKTCTMDNVVINLRRPGADLAKPGGGKQIDEAYKALIMLACSIIYPAVLFGPWATVRGWASVESLWGWAIYATAFLSATLLFVPGVFWLTVFAAQRRSATGVTIRQAYREYAHSLIPLGLAAWMAFSVGFALTNGSYALAAVSDPLGWGWNLFGTSETGWTPYLSGTAPAIQAAILVGGLLFSIRTTLRVGFRHDPSGTTATRAAVPVVAFLLASTLALLWLYLG encoded by the coding sequence GTGGCGGGCGAGCGCCATCGCCGTCATTGCGGCGGCGGCGATGTTGATCGGCGCCGGGACCCGGCGGTCGGCGTGAAGACGCTCGTGCGCAAGCCCCCGGCAGATGAGCGCCGACTCGATGTGCTCGGCCGGATGCCTCGGCTCAGGCGAGTAGTCATGTCCCGCTCCTTCCAACCGGTGTCGATGCTGCTGCTGCTGGCTCCATTCGCGCTGGCGATCGTCGCCGGCCTGCTGGGCACATCGGCCGGGAATCGCAACTTCGGCATCGTGTTCGTATGGATCGTGTGGTGGGCGGTGCTGATGGTGCTGATGGTCCCGGGTTTTGGTCGCATATGGTGCACCATCTGCCCGATCCCTGCGCCGGGTGAGTGGATACAGCGGCGCGGCATCATCGGCGGAGGGGGGAAGCTGCGCACCCTGGGGCTCCGCTGGCCCCGCCGGCTTCGCAACATGTGGATTCAGAATGTGGGGTTCTTGATCCTCGCTCTGTTTTCGATGATCATCCTCACCCGTCCGACCGTGTCCGCAGGCGTGATACTCGGATTGGCCGGAGTTGCCGTGAGCATGAGTTTGCTCTTCGAGAACCGTGTGTTCTGCAAGTACGTGTGCCCGATCGGTGGGTTCATCGGGCTCTACTCGATGGCTGCCCCCATCGAACTGAGGGTCCGCGACACACAGGTGTGCGTGGACCACCGTTCGAAGGACTGCATCACCGGCAACGAGCGCGGCTATGGCTGTCCGTGGATGGTCTACCCAGGGAAACTCGACCGCAACCTCGATTGTGGTTTCTGTACCGAGTGTCTGAAAACGTGCACGATGGACAACGTCGTGATCAACCTGCGCCGTCCGGGTGCCGATCTCGCCAAACCGGGAGGCGGCAAGCAGATCGACGAGGCGTACAAGGCACTCATCATGCTGGCGTGCTCCATCATCTATCCGGCGGTGTTGTTCGGGCCGTGGGCGACGGTCAGGGGGTGGGCATCGGTCGAATCGCTCTGGGGATGGGCCATCTATGCGACCGCTTTCCTCTCTGCAACGCTGCTCTTCGTTCCAGGGGTCTTCTGGCTGACCGTCTTTGCCGCGCAAAGACGGTCAGCCACCGGCGTGACCATCCGTCAGGCATATCGCGAATATGCCCACTCTCTCATACCGCTGGGCCTGGCGGCCTGGATGGCCTTCAGCGTCGGTTTCGCCCTGACCAACGGCAGCTACGCGCTGGCCGCCGTCTCGGACCCTCTCGGCTGGGGATGGAACCTCTTCGGAACGAGCGAGACCGGATGGACTCCGTACCTCTCCGGCACTGCACCGGCCATCCAAGCCGCCATTCTCGTTGGCGGACTTCTATTCAGTATCCGCACGACCCTGCGAGTCGGTTTCCGTCACGACCCCTCCGGCACTACCGCCACCCGGGCAGCCGTTCCCGTCGTCGCGTTCTTGCTGGCGTCCACCCTCGCCCTCCTCTGGCTCTACCTCGGATGA
- a CDS encoding cupredoxin domain-containing protein, giving the protein MQTSKRPVIARRSVLLLLVLAALLVPVPAFHAPQTHRISIDASQFEYSPGRLTVNRGDTLQVTLTASDVVHGFFLDGYEIDARVEPGISQQFTVSADRSGKFNYRCSVSCGPLHPFMIGELVVGPNEPLWRASAIAVIAAAAMLIGAGTRRSA; this is encoded by the coding sequence ATGCAGACCTCGAAACGTCCGGTCATCGCACGGAGGTCCGTCCTCCTGCTGCTTGTCCTAGCGGCGTTGTTGGTCCCCGTCCCCGCCTTCCACGCCCCACAGACCCACCGCATTTCAATCGATGCGTCCCAGTTCGAATACTCCCCGGGTCGCCTCACAGTCAATCGTGGTGACACATTGCAGGTGACGCTGACGGCTTCTGATGTCGTCCACGGCTTTTTCCTCGATGGTTACGAGATCGATGCCAGAGTCGAACCGGGCATCTCGCAGCAGTTCACGGTTTCGGCGGACCGGTCCGGCAAGTTCAACTACCGCTGCTCCGTATCCTGCGGCCCACTGCACCCGTTCATGATCGGTGAACTGGTCGTCGGCCCGAATGAGCCTCTGTGGCGGGCGAGCGCCATCGCCGTCATTGCGGCGGCGGCGATGTTGATCGGCGCCGGGACCCGGCGGTCGGCGTGA
- a CDS encoding PCYCGC motif-containing (lipo)protein gives MPATRSISLIGALMIVASGLAVSACGESHDMDLADQSMLPEFARSAPSTVQEAYLFAVAHPDDLSHQPCYCGCGSMGHTSNLDCFIADIAVDGTITFDTHATGCGICVDIAQDTMRMTRDGKAPAEIRQYVDGRYGKFGPATPTPLPPA, from the coding sequence ATGCCCGCCACGAGGAGTATCTCTCTGATAGGGGCGCTGATGATCGTCGCCTCAGGTTTGGCTGTTTCCGCCTGCGGAGAGAGCCACGACATGGACCTGGCCGACCAGTCGATGCTGCCCGAGTTTGCCCGATCCGCTCCGAGCACAGTGCAAGAGGCATACCTCTTCGCCGTCGCCCATCCAGATGATCTCTCCCACCAACCCTGCTACTGCGGCTGCGGGTCTATGGGCCATACAAGCAATCTCGATTGCTTCATCGCAGACATCGCCGTCGACGGCACCATCACCTTCGATACGCACGCGACGGGGTGCGGCATCTGCGTGGACATCGCACAGGACACGATGCGAATGACGAGAGACGGCAAGGCCCCGGCTGAAATCCGGCAGTACGTGGACGGGCGCTACGGCAAGTTTGGCCCTGCGACGCCGACTCCGCTCCCCCCGGCGTAG